The sequence below is a genomic window from Falsibacillus pallidus.
TTGGGCTAGAACACCCTGGATGCTGCCGATCGCCTGGCTTAGCTGATTGATGTGCTGCTGCATTTGATTGGCATCCATATTTTTAAGCATCCCTCCAATTTGATTCATCCACTTCATATCGCCTTTGTCCTGTGCCTCTTTTTTTAATGGCTCCTCTCGATACGGGTCGAAACGGGGATCTTCTTCTCCAAGCAGATACCAATCTTCATACAGTTCTTGCCATGAGGCTTTCCCGCTTCTCACCTCCTTCACCATTTTAGGGTGCTTTTGAGCAAATTCTTTAAATTTCTCAACAGATGGATGCAGTTTTTTGCTTGTCATGATTCTTCACCTCAGTTCAAATTCCGCCTATACTAATTTATGATATTGACTCGTTTTGGTGAGTGGCAAAATCTTTCATCCACTTTCTTTTCATGATATGATAATGAAGCATTTCAACAAAGAACAAAAGGACGAGGAAAATGAAGGAAGAATTACATGATTTATTGAATGATTGCATAAATGATGCAGCCGAAGATGATCTATTGGCAATCAAACAGCTCCTTGAAGGGGTTAAAAGAAAACAGCATGGCTTAAACGGTTCCTACATTGGATCCATTCTACATATGGAAAAAACCGTTACAGAGAATGATCGTTTTTCTGTAACGATTCCAATCAATGAGGTGACATCAAATTCATTGGGAATACTTCATGGAGGGATTACTGCTACTGTGCTGGATTCAGCTATGGGGACGCTGGCAAATATTTTGCTTCCTGAAGGATTTGGGGCAGTTACCTCAAATTTGAACATTCATTATATATCCCCTGGATTAGGCAATACGATCACAGCAACTGCGACCATTGTCCATAAAGGCTCCAAAACAATGGTGGTGGAAGGAGAAGTCCTTAGGGATGATGGAAAGAAAATAGCCCATTGCACAGGTACTTTTTTTGTCATAAAAAAAGGGTGACTTCGTTATTTATGTTGTTAAAATCTAATTGCCGATTTTAACGTAAAAATAACTTCTTAGTGCTCTGGAACCTAGTTTCTAAGCTCTTTTCTCACTATCTTCCTCTTTACAGCAAAACCAGTGCAATACATAAGAAAGAATATTAACTAAACGGAATATGAGAAAAGAGCTAAAAAACAGCAGTTTAGCCAATTTGGCTGCTGCTGTTTTTTCGTTATTCCCAATCTTTCTGCAGGAAATTTTGTGTATAGTATTTTTGGTAGACCCCGACTCCCAGGTGCGTGAATTCTTTCTTCAACATGGTTTCCCTGTGGCTGGAGGAATTTAGCCAGCCCTCAACCGCTGCAGGACCGTCGGCATATTTAGCAGCAATGTTTTCTCCTGCCATTTGATAGAAAACCTCTGCTTCATTGAGACGATCCGATAAATCTCCGAACTGTGGGGATGTGTGGGAGAAATATTGATTTTCATACATATCTTTACTATGCTGAAAAGCAACTTTGGATGTTTCTTCATCCCATTCCAGTGGATTTAATCCGAATCTTTTTCGTATGATATTGGTCAAATCAAGTATCTGCTTTTCGCTTCCTTTATCAATCTCAGTCCATTCAAACTCTGAAGGCGGTTCAGGATCCTTCAATTCTCCACGATAAACCATTTCGTAAGGGCGGAGCTTGATCAAAGTCCCTTTATCCAGGACTCTTACACTGGATAAAGTTCCTTTAAATTTATCTAAGTAAAGCTGTAAATAAATATCTCCCAGCTGCACAATTGGCCGTATGTTCAAGTCTTCTTCAGACAGTTCAAATCGATATGTACCTTGGTCATACTGTACCTGTATATCCTGGTTCAATGGTGTAGAACTGTATATTTCATTGATGCTTTGTCCAATTTTGTAAGGAGATACATCCAGGTCTTTACCGGCAGCAAAGATTGTGACAATCTTTCCATTTTCCACCCCGACCTGCATATATTTTTCCGGGTCTGCATTGTAAATCCACCACTGATAACCGTATGCTGATATATCCACTCTATCTGGGGATCCGTGAAGTTTTTTCAAGGAATTCGCCGTTTGCCCGATCAATGTGGTGATTCCGTCTTTTGGCCTGGCTTTATTTTCAGCAGGTCCACTCTTATTCATGGATATTTTTTCATCAGTCTTGACTACTTGGGCATGTTCATCCTTTAACACATCGCTCCCTGAATTTTTGAAGCTAGCATATATACCTATACCGGAAATTATGATTAATATGATGACAATTCTAAATAATGTACGCAGGAATGTACCTCCTTTCTATTAATTCGCACCCTTCTATTAATTCATTATATCATCTAAAGAAATAGTGTTAATATATTGGATGTTGTAAAAACTAAAAATATACACTAATTTTACAATTCTTCGTGATTTTATTAGAAATTCTTCCATTTTGAATAAAATTTTCCTCACTTTTCTGATTCTGTACATGAACACATTGCAAGATAATAGAATTTCGACTATTATTAGTAATGAATATTGATGTGCTTAGCCACACTTTAGTTGAAAACGCTTCATTACATATGACTACTTTGGATTTAGGAGGGAACTTTTCAATGAAATTTGAAAAAACAGGATACGAAACAATAAAAGCTGATTTAAATCGTTTAGATGAAGTAATGAAATCTCATGGACTGGTTCGTGAGGGGCAATGGGATTACGAACGTGTTACTTATGATCGTAAATTCGAAATCAAAGAAGGCACTTTCTACCTTCGCGTATTCGGATATGCAGCAGAAGGTGATGTAGGAGCTCACGATGCAGTTATCCAATTAATGACTCCCCTTCTAGGGAAGCACTATTATCCGCATGGTGTTGAGTATGGTGAAGGTGAAGACTTCCCTAATCACCTCGTTGCAAAATGTGAAGCAATTCTTGCTGATGTAAAAAAAGAAATTGCCCATTTTGCTGAATAAGAAAAATTGGTAAAGCAGCCGGCCGGCTGCTTTTTTTATTGTCTAGGAAATTATTATTACTGCCTTATGGTTAGTATAAAAAAACCATTTCCACAATCAAAAGGGGAAATGGTTTTTTTATTAGAAACCGATGATAGCTTTGATGACTGAAGTAGTCTGGCCACCATGATATAAAACATAAAGCAAGATATAAACGGCAACACCCGTAATGGCAGTAAAGAACCAAATGACACTAGTGATCGGTCCTATTTTACGGTGTCTGCTAAAATTGCTCTTATAACCTGTCCATAATGTTACAAGGCCAAATACGGCCCCGACTGTCGCCAATGTAATATGGAATATCAGGAAAAGTGTATAGTAGATTTTAATATCGTCCGGCCCGCCAAACGAAGTATTCCCGATAAAAACAGTCCTGCTTGTGTAAATGATGAAAAATGTTAACGCGAAAATCGCTGCTGCAAACATCGTTTTTTTATGTGCTTCTATTTTTCTTTTCTTAATAAGCGACCAGCCAATCGCCACAAGTACTGCACTTATGACGATGCACGATGTACTTAATGTAGGTAAAATAGGCAGTGACATAATTTTTTCCTCTCTTTAACCATATTGAATTAATCTATTTAATTGGACGCGGTTCATGGATTTTAGAATTTTGAAAAGCCTTAAGCGCCTCTTCATTGATTCGATCTGAATCTTTCTGTTCTTTTTTAAACCATTGGAAAAATATTTGTCCCAAAAGTATTC
It includes:
- a CDS encoding YlbD family protein — translated: MTSKKLHPSVEKFKEFAQKHPKMVKEVRSGKASWQELYEDWYLLGEEDPRFDPYREEPLKKEAQDKGDMKWMNQIGGMLKNMDANQMQQHINQLSQAIGSIQGVLAQFQGGNSTRGSAASSSADSKPKNPFSFRKD
- a CDS encoding PaaI family thioesterase, whose protein sequence is MKEELHDLLNDCINDAAEDDLLAIKQLLEGVKRKQHGLNGSYIGSILHMEKTVTENDRFSVTIPINEVTSNSLGILHGGITATVLDSAMGTLANILLPEGFGAVTSNLNIHYISPGLGNTITATATIVHKGSKTMVVEGEVLRDDGKKIAHCTGTFFVIKKG
- a CDS encoding CAP domain-containing protein → MRTLFRIVIILIIISGIGIYASFKNSGSDVLKDEHAQVVKTDEKISMNKSGPAENKARPKDGITTLIGQTANSLKKLHGSPDRVDISAYGYQWWIYNADPEKYMQVGVENGKIVTIFAAGKDLDVSPYKIGQSINEIYSSTPLNQDIQVQYDQGTYRFELSEEDLNIRPIVQLGDIYLQLYLDKFKGTLSSVRVLDKGTLIKLRPYEMVYRGELKDPEPPSEFEWTEIDKGSEKQILDLTNIIRKRFGLNPLEWDEETSKVAFQHSKDMYENQYFSHTSPQFGDLSDRLNEAEVFYQMAGENIAAKYADGPAAVEGWLNSSSHRETMLKKEFTHLGVGVYQKYYTQNFLQKDWE
- a CDS encoding YugN family protein encodes the protein MKFEKTGYETIKADLNRLDEVMKSHGLVREGQWDYERVTYDRKFEIKEGTFYLRVFGYAAEGDVGAHDAVIQLMTPLLGKHYYPHGVEYGEGEDFPNHLVAKCEAILADVKKEIAHFAE
- a CDS encoding DUF420 domain-containing protein gives rise to the protein MSLPILPTLSTSCIVISAVLVAIGWSLIKKRKIEAHKKTMFAAAIFALTFFIIYTSRTVFIGNTSFGGPDDIKIYYTLFLIFHITLATVGAVFGLVTLWTGYKSNFSRHRKIGPITSVIWFFTAITGVAVYILLYVLYHGGQTTSVIKAIIGF